Proteins found in one Zea mays cultivar B73 chromosome 1, Zm-B73-REFERENCE-NAM-5.0, whole genome shotgun sequence genomic segment:
- the LOC103634492 gene encoding sialyltransferase-like protein 4 yields MLGTSFGSSAKGTGLKALEFALSICDSVDMYGFTVDPGYKEWTRYFSEVRKGHAPLHGRAYYQMMECLGLVKIHSPMRGGPGRTVRWLPTKATIEAARVASEKLLKRPGAESDDPLGTCTMIKKHKKGKAPNRSGLRDAAMKHLEDMKGATTYPLEQNAGGGYLCMINDR; encoded by the exons ATGCTAGGCACATCATTTGGTTCCTCGGCTAAAGGAACCGGGCTTAAAGCTCTTGAATTTGCCCTCTCCATCTGTGACAGTGTTGATATGTATGGCTTCACCGTAGACCCAGGTTACAAGGAATG GACAAGGTACTTCTCAGAGGTAAGAAAGGGACACGCTCCACTACATGGTAGAGCATATTATCAGATGATGGAATGTCTTGGT CTGGTGAAAATCCATTCACCGATGCGAGGAGGTCCTGGCAGGACAGTGAGGTGGCTTCCTACCAAGGCTACCATCGAGGCTGCTAGAGTTGCTTCCGAGAAGTTGTTGAA GAGACCTGGTGCTGAAAGTGATGATCCTCTGGGGACTTGCACCATGATAAAGAAGCACAAGAAAGGGAAGGCACCAAACAGATCTGGTCTACGAGATGCTGCCATGAAGCACCTCGAGGACATGAAAGGTGCCACCACGTATCCCTTAGAGCAGAATGCAGGGGGTGGTTACCTCTGCATGATCAATGATAGATAG
- the LOC100381938 gene encoding uncharacterized protein, with protein sequence MDGAGAARHRAKWKSWRCRMRLTPTMAACGGGARGAATLLEQRDTNAVHNQCGGVRGGTHDESAGPRPDMPASTQQAESDAVGRERKVATWEMRASLGKEQRPAATMAGATGVSVLMEARARRWERGLAARP encoded by the coding sequence ATGGATGGTGCAGGGGCTGCTCGCCACAGAGCGAAGTGGAAGTCATGGCGTTGTCGGATGAGACTGACCCCGACCATGGCGGCATGCGGAGGAGGAGCTCGGGGCGCTGCAACGCTGCTGGAGCAGAGGGATACCAATGCCGTCCACAACCAGTGTGGAGGAGTTCGAGGAGGTACCCATGATGAATCTGCAGGGCCACGCCCGGACATGCCGGCAAGCACGCAGCAAGCAGAATCCGACGCGGTGGGCAGGGAGAGGAAAGTGGCGACCTGGGAGATGAGGGCTAGCTTGGGGAAGGAGCAGAGACCTGCGGCCACCATGGCAGGTGCTACCGGGGTCTCAGTGTTGATGGAGGCAAGGGCGCGGCGCTGGGAACGAGGGCTTGCCGCACGTCCCTAG